The Streptococcus sp. 29896 genome includes a region encoding these proteins:
- the addA gene encoding helicase-exonuclease AddAB subunit AddA: protein MAFEQFLSAEEIKAVQLAEANSDKQQKRTPEQIEAIYTHGQNVLVSASAGSGKTFVMVQRILDKLKRGVGIDQLFISTFTVKAAGELKERIEKNLNETIAETTDMELRRHLSAQLADLTKADIGTMDSFTQKLVTTYGYSLGISPQFRILQDETEKASLKKEVFDQLFADYLEEDENGTFRKLVRNFSGNRKDNSGFRQVVYQVHDFSQSTSSPTKWLKEQAVQADLYSQERIEQILEQGFKEKVLDKLYQATDFFRYHVEWGRNDFGSAKYFANVEEVLDLLTGLDSLDQKDLMERVERILLINDQSRGKGLTNANRPKDEHLIAFKEEYNAGKSQIISGLRDLGQEVYELTLLKDYQAQALPLLVLLRDFVLDFSQAYLDVKIKEAAFEFGDIGHFAIRILEENADIRQFFQEKYHEVMVDEYQDNNHSQERMLDLLSNGHNRFMVGDIKQSIYRFRQADPMIFQEKFELYQANPQAGKLILLKENFRSQIEVLEATNAIFTRLMDRQVGEIKYDDTHSLVAGSPGQKIAQPKHEMEYLIYDQQESAHSSADAEEETPLTAGEIEVVAKEIIRLHNEEGADFKDITLLVQKRTHNDLIMSIFEKHGIPIVADGGAASYLQSLEVMIMLDTLRVINNPLNDYALVALLKSPMFRFDEDELTRISLQAGTGFFYQKMEIAQQASGQHPELMSGELKKKIKDFLSILENWRAFAKLHSIYDLIWKIFNEKFYYDYVGALPNGSKRQANLYALGLRANQFEKTGYKGLSRFIAMIDRALANDKDLADVQEFLPQNAVQLMTIHKSKGLEFKYVFLMNIDKRFNLEDHYQSVIISRKNGLGIQYLADMKDKVNSPLPQVRVLMNTLPYQNNLQELKIANLSEQMRLLYVALTRAEKKLYLVGKGNADKLAEKYDGKKENGVLAQSTRESMVTFQDWILAIDETFSGEDLHFKKVFVTDEDLTDEKIGKLILKNKLEDASLKDIRQSEDIVQALDQLSSVQELNERYKAAIELPSLRTPSQIKKLYEPILEQEGMEVMEKYQSKRTFALPDFSKKPKITGAQVGSAVHELMQRLDLSWLVTEDTVREALEAVHAEQAVKDKINVQMILDFFDTDLGREILANTDKLHREAPFASLQTDPVSQEQFVLRGIIDGYLLYEDHIVLFDYKTDRYDQPSLLRERYYSQMQLYAEALKKAYKIERVDCHLILLGGETIQVVHVF from the coding sequence ATGGCTTTTGAACAATTTTTAAGCGCGGAAGAAATCAAGGCTGTGCAGCTGGCGGAAGCCAATTCTGATAAGCAACAAAAACGCACACCTGAGCAGATTGAAGCCATCTACACGCACGGTCAGAATGTTCTGGTCTCTGCTTCGGCTGGGTCAGGAAAGACCTTTGTTATGGTTCAACGGATTTTGGATAAGTTGAAGCGTGGTGTGGGAATCGACCAGCTCTTTATCTCAACCTTTACAGTCAAAGCGGCTGGTGAATTGAAGGAGCGGATTGAGAAAAATCTCAATGAAACCATTGCGGAGACGACCGATATGGAATTGCGTCGGCATTTGTCGGCCCAGTTGGCGGATTTGACCAAGGCGGATATTGGGACCATGGACTCCTTTACGCAGAAATTGGTCACAACCTACGGTTATAGCCTTGGTATTTCTCCACAGTTTCGGATTTTACAGGATGAGACAGAAAAAGCGAGTCTGAAAAAAGAGGTTTTTGACCAGCTCTTTGCAGATTATCTCGAAGAGGATGAAAATGGTACATTCCGCAAACTGGTTCGCAATTTTTCGGGCAACCGCAAGGATAATAGTGGTTTTCGTCAGGTTGTCTATCAGGTGCATGATTTTAGCCAATCGACGAGCAGTCCAACTAAATGGCTGAAAGAGCAGGCTGTTCAAGCTGATTTGTATAGTCAAGAGCGTATAGAGCAGATCTTAGAGCAAGGCTTTAAGGAAAAAGTATTAGACAAGCTCTATCAAGCTACAGATTTCTTCCGCTACCATGTGGAATGGGGCAGAAATGACTTTGGTTCCGCCAAGTATTTTGCCAATGTGGAAGAAGTCTTGGATTTGTTGACGGGTTTAGATAGTCTGGACCAGAAGGACTTGATGGAGCGGGTTGAAAGAATTCTTCTCATCAATGACCAGTCCAGAGGCAAGGGCTTGACCAATGCCAATCGACCAAAAGATGAGCATTTGATAGCCTTTAAAGAAGAATACAATGCTGGCAAGAGCCAGATTATCTCAGGACTTAGAGATTTGGGTCAGGAAGTTTATGAATTGACCCTGCTGAAAGATTATCAGGCTCAAGCTTTGCCACTGCTTGTATTATTACGTGACTTTGTCTTGGATTTTTCGCAGGCTTATCTGGATGTCAAAATCAAGGAAGCAGCCTTTGAATTTGGCGATATTGGGCATTTCGCTATTCGTATTTTAGAAGAAAATGCGGACATTCGCCAGTTTTTCCAAGAAAAATACCACGAAGTCATGGTGGACGAGTACCAGGATAACAACCATAGCCAAGAGCGGATGTTGGACTTGCTGTCTAACGGGCATAATCGCTTTATGGTGGGTGACATTAAGCAGTCCATCTATCGATTCCGTCAGGCTGATCCGATGATTTTCCAAGAGAAATTTGAACTGTATCAGGCAAATCCTCAGGCTGGGAAATTGATTCTGCTCAAGGAAAACTTCCGTAGTCAGATTGAGGTCTTGGAGGCAACAAATGCTATTTTCACGCGCCTAATGGACCGTCAAGTAGGGGAAATCAAATATGACGACACCCACAGTCTAGTGGCTGGAAGTCCTGGCCAAAAAATTGCCCAGCCCAAGCATGAGATGGAATACTTGATTTACGACCAGCAGGAGAGCGCACATTCATCAGCGGATGCTGAGGAGGAAACTCCTCTGACTGCTGGTGAAATTGAAGTCGTTGCAAAAGAGATTATTCGTCTCCATAATGAAGAAGGCGCAGACTTCAAAGACATCACTCTCTTGGTGCAAAAACGAACGCACAACGACCTCATTATGTCCATTTTTGAAAAACACGGGATTCCTATTGTGGCAGATGGCGGAGCAGCCTCCTATCTGCAATCTTTAGAAGTCATGATTATGCTGGATACCTTGCGGGTTATCAATAATCCACTCAATGACTATGCCTTGGTTGCACTGCTAAAATCGCCTATGTTCCGATTCGATGAGGATGAACTGACACGGATTTCCTTGCAGGCTGGGACAGGTTTCTTTTACCAGAAAATGGAAATAGCCCAGCAAGCAAGTGGGCAACATCCTGAACTGATGTCAGGAGAGTTGAAGAAGAAAATCAAGGATTTCTTATCTATTTTGGAAAACTGGCGTGCCTTTGCCAAACTGCATTCTATCTATGACTTGATTTGGAAGATTTTCAATGAAAAATTCTACTATGACTATGTCGGTGCTCTTCCAAATGGCAGCAAGCGTCAGGCCAATCTATATGCACTAGGTCTGCGTGCCAACCAGTTTGAAAAAACTGGCTACAAGGGCTTGTCCCGCTTCATCGCCATGATTGACCGTGCCTTAGCAAATGATAAGGATTTGGCAGATGTACAAGAGTTTCTACCGCAAAATGCTGTTCAGCTGATGACCATTCATAAGTCAAAAGGTTTGGAGTTCAAATATGTCTTCCTCATGAACATCGATAAGCGATTCAACTTGGAAGACCATTACCAGTCCGTCATCATCAGCCGGAAAAATGGTCTAGGTATCCAATATTTAGCGGATATGAAAGATAAGGTAAATAGCCCATTGCCTCAGGTGCGAGTCTTAATGAACACCCTCCCTTATCAAAATAATCTCCAAGAGCTAAAAATTGCTAATCTTTCGGAACAAATGCGGTTGCTTTATGTTGCACTAACGCGTGCAGAGAAGAAGCTGTATCTGGTTGGAAAGGGCAATGCTGACAAGTTAGCTGAAAAATACGATGGTAAAAAGGAAAATGGCGTACTAGCCCAATCAACTCGCGAAAGCATGGTGACCTTCCAAGACTGGATTCTAGCCATTGATGAGACCTTCTCAGGAGAAGACTTGCACTTCAAGAAAGTCTTTGTGACGGATGAGGATTTGACAGATGAGAAGATTGGTAAACTTATATTGAAGAATAAGCTAGAAGACGCCAGCCTTAAAGATATTCGTCAATCCGAAGATATTGTGCAGGCCTTGGACCAGTTGTCTTCTGTCCAAGAGTTGAACGAACGCTATAAGGCTGCCATCGAATTACCAAGTTTACGCACTCCAAGTCAGATCAAAAAACTTTATGAACCAATCTTGGAACAAGAAGGCATGGAAGTTATGGAAAAATACCAGTCAAAACGGACCTTTGCCTTACCAGATTTTTCCAAGAAACCCAAAATAACTGGAGCTCAAGTCGGTTCAGCAGTCCATGAACTCATGCAACGCTTAGATCTGTCTTGGTTGGTGACAGAAGATACGGTAAGAGAAGCACTAGAAGCTGTTCATGCTGAGCAAGCGGTTAAAGACAAAATCAATGTTCAGATGATTTTAGATTTCTTTGATACAGACTTAGGAAGAGAAATTCTAGCCAATACGGACAAACTCCACCGAGAGGCTCCATTTGCAAGTTTGCAGACAGATCCTGTATCGCAGGAACAATTTGTCCTTCGTGGGATTATCGATGGCTACCTACTATATGAGGATCACATCGTTCTGTTTGACTATAAGACAGACCGGTATGATCAGCCGAGTCTTTTACGGGAACGCTATTACTCACAGATGCAACTCTATGCGGAGGCATTAAAAAAAGCCTACAAGATAGAGCGAGTTGACTGTCATTTGATTTTGTTGGGTGGAGAAACCATTCAAGTTGTTCATGTTTTTTAA
- the ndk gene encoding nucleoside-diphosphate kinase, producing the protein MERTFFIIKPDAVARGLVGQVIERIERRGFNLEALSMMTASPELIAQHYEHLADKPFFLLLVQYMTSGPVIAGILTGPEVIKSWRDMMGATNPLQALPGTIRGDFATAPVDGIVANVVHGSDSAEAAEREIGLWLGK; encoded by the coding sequence ATGGAACGGACATTTTTTATCATAAAGCCTGATGCAGTTGCGCGTGGCTTAGTTGGTCAGGTGATTGAACGAATCGAGAGACGTGGCTTCAACCTAGAAGCCCTTAGCATGATGACTGCCAGTCCAGAGTTGATTGCGCAGCATTACGAGCATTTGGCAGACAAGCCATTCTTTCTGCTTTTGGTTCAGTATATGACAAGTGGACCTGTGATTGCAGGAATTCTAACTGGACCAGAGGTTATCAAATCTTGGCGAGATATGATGGGGGCAACCAATCCCCTTCAAGCCTTGCCAGGAACTATTCGTGGAGATTTTGCGACAGCACCGGTTGATGGCATTGTTGCCAATGTCGTTCACGGCTCCGATAGTGCAGAAGCAGCCGAACGTGAGATTGGTCTTTGGTTGGGGAAATAG
- the lepA gene encoding translation elongation factor 4, whose protein sequence is MNLEYLKKRQEKIRNFSIIAHIDHGKSTLADRILEKTETVSSREMQAQLLDSMDLERERGITIKLNAIELNYTAKDGETYIFHLIDTPGHVDFTYEVSRSLAACEGAILVVDAAQGIEAQTLANVYLALDNDLEILPIINKIDLPAADPERVRQEIEDVIGLDASEAVPTSAKAGIGIEEILEQIVEKVPAPTGDVEAPLQALIFDSVYDPYRGVILQVRIVNGVVKPGDTIQMMSNGKTFDVTEVGIFTPKAIGRDFLAVGDVGYIAASIKTVADTRVGDTVTLAENPASEPLAGYKQMNPMVFAGIYPIDSNKYNDLREALEKLQLNDASLQFEPETSQALGFGFRCGFLGLLHMDVIQERIEREFNIDLIMTAPSVVYHVNMTDGEMIDVANPSEFPDPTKIATIEEPYVKAQIMVPQEYVGAVMELAQRKRGDFVTMDYIDDNRVNVIYQIPLAEIVFDFFDKLKSSTRGYASFDYEISEYRSSKLVKMDILLNGDKVDALSFIVHKEFAYERGKIIVDKLKKIIPRQQFEVPIQAAIGQKIVARSDIKALRKNVLAKCYGGDVSRKRKLLEKQKAGKKRMKAIGSVEVPQEAFLSVLSMDEDDKK, encoded by the coding sequence ATGAATTTAGAATATTTGAAAAAACGACAGGAGAAAATTCGTAATTTCTCCATCATTGCCCACATCGACCATGGTAAATCAACCTTGGCTGACCGTATTCTTGAGAAGACAGAAACGGTTTCTAGCCGTGAAATGCAGGCCCAGTTGCTTGATAGTATGGATTTGGAGCGTGAGCGTGGTATCACCATTAAATTGAATGCTATCGAACTCAATTATACAGCTAAAGATGGAGAGACTTATATTTTCCACTTGATTGACACACCAGGACACGTGGACTTTACCTATGAAGTATCCCGTTCCCTTGCGGCCTGTGAGGGTGCGATTCTGGTGGTGGATGCTGCTCAGGGGATTGAAGCACAGACCTTGGCCAACGTTTATCTGGCCCTTGACAATGACTTAGAAATCTTGCCTATCATTAACAAGATTGACCTACCAGCAGCAGACCCAGAGCGTGTTCGTCAGGAAATCGAAGATGTGATTGGTTTGGATGCATCAGAAGCAGTGCCAACATCAGCTAAGGCAGGTATTGGTATCGAGGAAATCTTGGAGCAAATCGTAGAAAAGGTTCCAGCACCGACTGGTGATGTCGAAGCTCCATTGCAGGCCTTGATTTTTGACTCTGTCTATGACCCTTATCGTGGGGTTATCCTTCAAGTCCGTATCGTCAATGGTGTCGTGAAGCCAGGTGATACCATTCAGATGATGAGCAACGGCAAGACTTTTGATGTGACAGAAGTCGGAATTTTTACGCCAAAAGCCATTGGTCGTGATTTCCTAGCAGTTGGAGATGTTGGATATATCGCAGCTTCTATCAAAACTGTGGCTGATACCCGTGTCGGTGATACAGTGACCTTGGCGGAAAATCCTGCCAGCGAGCCACTTGCAGGCTACAAGCAGATGAACCCAATGGTCTTTGCGGGTATCTATCCAATTGATTCCAACAAGTACAATGACCTCCGTGAAGCCTTGGAAAAGCTCCAGCTCAACGATGCCAGCTTGCAGTTCGAACCTGAAACATCGCAGGCCCTCGGCTTTGGTTTCCGTTGTGGCTTCTTAGGTCTCTTGCACATGGATGTTATTCAAGAACGTATTGAGCGCGAATTTAACATTGATCTCATCATGACAGCACCGTCGGTAGTTTACCATGTTAACATGACGGACGGTGAAATGATTGATGTAGCCAACCCGTCCGAATTCCCAGACCCAACCAAAATTGCCACGATCGAAGAACCATATGTTAAGGCACAAATCATGGTACCGCAGGAATACGTCGGTGCGGTCATGGAATTGGCCCAACGCAAACGTGGTGACTTTGTGACTATGGATTATATTGATGATAACCGTGTCAATGTTATCTACCAAATTCCACTTGCGGAGATTGTTTTTGACTTCTTTGACAAGCTTAAGTCATCCACTCGAGGTTATGCCAGCTTTGACTATGAGATTTCGGAATACCGTTCATCCAAGTTGGTGAAAATGGATATTCTCCTCAATGGGGATAAGGTTGATGCTCTCAGCTTTATTGTCCACAAGGAATTTGCTTATGAACGTGGGAAAATCATCGTTGATAAACTCAAGAAAATCATTCCTCGTCAACAGTTTGAAGTGCCAATCCAAGCTGCTATCGGTCAGAAAATCGTGGCCCGTAGCGACATCAAGGCCCTTCGCAAAAACGTTTTGGCCAAGTGTTATGGTGGTGACGTTTCCCGTAAACGCAAACTCCTAGAAAAACAAAAAGCCGGTAAAAAACGCATGAAAGCCATCGGCTCTGTCGAAGTCCCACAAGAAGCCTTCCTCAGCGTCCTCAGCATGGATGAAGATGATAAGAAATAA